From a single Nicotiana tomentosiformis chromosome 2, ASM39032v3, whole genome shotgun sequence genomic region:
- the LOC104091481 gene encoding aquaporin PIP2-4-like, translating into MTKEVEVAREQAAEFSAKDYTDPPPAPLVDFEELTQWSLYRAVIAEFIATLLFLYVTVLTVIGYKVQSDVKADGDICGGVGILGIAWAFGGMIFILVYCTAGISGGHINPAVTFGLFLARKVSLIRAVLYMVAQCLGAICGVGLVKGFQSAYYVRYGGGANVMAPGHTKGVGLAAEIIGTFVLVYTVFSATDPKRNARDSHVPVLAPLPIGFAVFMVHLATIPITGTGINPARSFGAAVIYNQDKAWDEHWIFWVGPFIGAFAAAVYHQFILRAGAIKALGSFRSNA; encoded by the exons ATGACTAAAGAAGTTGAGGTAGCAAGAGAGCAAGCAGCAGAGTTTTCAGCAAAAGACTATACTGATCCTCCACCAGCTCCTTTAGTAGACTTTGAGGAGCTGACACAATGGTCACTTTACAGGGCTGTTATTGCTGAGTTCATTGCCACTTTGCTTTTCCTTTATGTTACTGTTTTGACTGTGATTGGATACAAGGTCCAGTCAGATGTCAAAGCCGACGGTGATATCTGTGGCGGCGTTGGTATTCTTGGTATTGCTTGGGCTTTTGGTGGCATGATTTTCATTCTTGTTTACTGCACCGCCGGTATCTCCG gAGGACATATAAACCCAGCAGTGACATTTGGTCTGTTTTTGGCAAGGAAAGTATCACTAATCAGAGCAGTTTTGTACATGGTCGCACAGTGTTTGGGTGCAATCTGTGGTGTGGGTTTGGTGAAGGGATTCCAGAGTGCTTATTATGTTAGGTATGGTGGAGGTGCTAATGTCATGGCTCCTGGCCATACCAAAGGTGTTGGATTAGCTGCTGAGATTATTGGTACTTTTGTTTTGGTTTATACTGTCTTCTCTGCCACTGATCCAAAGAGAAATGCTAGAGACTCCCATGTCCCT GTGTTGGCACCACTTCCAATTGGATTTGCTGTGTTCATGGTTCACTTAGCTACCATACCAATTACTGGAACTGGCATCAATCCTGCTAGGAGTTTTGGTGCAGCAGTTATTTACAATCAGGACAAAGCTTGGGATGAACACTGGATTTTCTGGGTGGGTCCCTTCATCGGAGCCTTCGCCGCCGCCGTCTACCACCAGTTCATCCTCCGTGCCGGTGCCATCAAAGCTCTTGGTTCCTTCAGGAGcaatgcctaa